A part of Curtobacterium sp. MCLR17_036 genomic DNA contains:
- a CDS encoding sigma-70 family RNA polymerase sigma factor — protein sequence MNQITGDRADWALAVAGDGRAVGRVFDRHAPRLRRHVAGLVPTPTDADDVVAIVFLEAWRKRDRVRFVDDSMLPWLLVTATNTAHNTTRATRRHRAFLGRFPVDDPAPDPAEAYTDAEAVAALRGLSLADQRVLTLCVLEGLGEREAAAALGVAPGTVKSRLHRAKARLQQQYSTTAAPLGGTP from the coding sequence ATGAACCAGATCACGGGGGACCGGGCCGACTGGGCCCTGGCCGTCGCCGGGGACGGGCGCGCGGTCGGCAGGGTCTTCGACCGGCACGCACCGCGGCTCCGCCGGCACGTCGCCGGACTCGTCCCCACACCGACCGACGCCGACGACGTCGTGGCGATCGTCTTCCTGGAGGCCTGGCGGAAGCGCGACCGGGTGCGGTTCGTCGACGACTCCATGCTGCCCTGGCTGCTCGTCACGGCGACGAACACCGCGCACAACACGACGCGCGCCACACGGCGTCACCGGGCCTTCCTCGGCAGGTTCCCGGTGGACGACCCCGCACCGGACCCGGCCGAGGCGTACACCGACGCCGAGGCGGTCGCGGCCCTCCGCGGACTCTCCCTCGCCGACCAGCGGGTCCTGACCCTCTGCGTGCTCGAGGGCCTCGGCGAACGCGAAGCGGCGGCGGCCCTCGGGGTCGCCCCCGGGACCGTCAAGTCCCGACTCCACCGGGCGAAGGCCCGACTCCAGCAGCAGTACTCGACCACCGCAGCACCCCTCGGAGGCACACCGTGA
- a CDS encoding epoxide hydrolase family protein, whose translation MGETPHIDDATIDDLRARLRATRWPDAPAGTGWSLGVDLDVLRPLVEYWADGFDFDAHRAELAALPSRRVVVDGIGIHVLHARAAQPDALPVLLAHGWPDSGWRYRKVLPMLVDAGYDVVVPDMPGYGFSDAPPQVLDARQVAGMWATLMTELGHERFAVSGGDIGTHVARYLALDHPDRVVAVHRIDGGLAWPGLDPATLSGPEREFVAATARWRTAEGAYAMLHRTKPQTVAVGLNDSPAGLAAWIVEKLRAWSDCDGDLWSVYTRDEVLALLTEYWATATIGSAMRMYHANAAIPAGQLERRVEVPSGFSIFPGDIVRAPREWLERTTNLVFHHELDRGGHFAPFEQPDLFVDELHAFLGPFRR comes from the coding sequence ATGGGCGAGACACCGCACATCGACGACGCGACCATCGACGACCTGCGCGCGCGGTTGCGGGCGACTCGCTGGCCCGATGCGCCGGCCGGGACCGGCTGGTCGCTCGGCGTGGACCTCGACGTCCTGCGCCCGCTCGTCGAGTACTGGGCCGACGGGTTCGACTTCGACGCGCACCGCGCCGAGCTCGCCGCACTGCCCTCGCGCCGTGTCGTCGTGGACGGCATCGGCATCCACGTCCTGCACGCCCGTGCTGCGCAGCCGGACGCCCTGCCCGTCCTGCTCGCGCACGGCTGGCCGGACTCCGGGTGGCGGTACCGCAAGGTGCTGCCGATGCTCGTCGACGCCGGGTACGACGTCGTCGTGCCGGACATGCCGGGGTACGGGTTCTCGGACGCACCGCCGCAGGTGCTCGACGCCCGGCAGGTGGCCGGGATGTGGGCGACGCTGATGACGGAGCTCGGCCACGAGCGGTTCGCGGTGTCCGGCGGCGACATCGGCACGCACGTCGCCCGGTACCTGGCGCTCGACCACCCCGACCGGGTCGTCGCCGTGCACCGCATCGACGGCGGGCTCGCCTGGCCGGGCCTCGACCCGGCGACGCTGTCCGGGCCCGAGCGGGAGTTCGTCGCCGCGACCGCCCGGTGGCGCACCGCCGAGGGCGCCTACGCGATGCTGCACCGGACCAAGCCGCAGACCGTGGCGGTCGGGCTGAACGACTCACCTGCGGGGCTGGCCGCCTGGATCGTCGAGAAGCTCCGTGCGTGGAGCGACTGCGACGGGGACCTGTGGTCGGTGTACACACGCGACGAGGTCCTGGCGCTGCTCACCGAGTACTGGGCCACCGCCACCATCGGCTCGGCGATGCGGATGTACCACGCGAACGCGGCGATCCCGGCCGGGCAGCTCGAACGGAGGGTCGAGGTGCCGTCCGGGTTCTCGATCTTCCCGGGCGACATCGTGCGAGCACCGCGGGAGTGGCTCGAGCGCACCACGAACCTCGTGTTCCACCACGAACTCGACCGTGGCGGCCACTTCGCGCCGTTCGAGCAGCCCGACCTGTTCGTCGACGAGCTGCACGCGTTCCTGGGGCCGTTCCGCCGCTAG